The genomic interval agagagagggggagagggagagagtactggGGAAGTggtggcaggtcaaggagacacaggatgcgCAGTAGAGGGCattgcaggagcagatgtgacaggtggggcaagccagcagaaaatacggagcgttgcgctgtgattggctcagttttctgtcactcatgaggacactacatcaccaccaaGTCTGAGGGTAGAGCTCGACAATTCAAGCCCCtcgggtgctgccatagagttacattagaagtgcacaTCTAAGAAGGCTCAAGTCagtggccacagataaaatgatgtgaAATCAccttatatctacagtagctttgattggactgatcatgtcaacatcatactttcaaaatcttagctagcagtcatcatgaacCATCATCATGAataaagtcgacaatctactggcaaatcctttttaatccttgtcatatgaagagaaataatgaagagaaattaaagataaaacgtatcggtacTCATCGGCCATtcaacataaacattacacaacaagttggaaatcgcaagtTCAACAATGAGAGATTTGGAACTAACTGCAAGCactgcaaagcaatcattagcccGCTATTCAGTggaatggctgtgtggtcccaagtctaagattaagggcctcttttcctagtttaaaattataaacattaaacattggccatgctgtcaatgaagcatgattagtcatttaaaaatcatgttaaccactattattaaacacggaatgagtccatgcaacctattatgtgacttcttaagcaaatttttactcctgaacttatttagggttGCCATaaccaaggggttgaatacttattgactcaatacattttagcttttatttttgtattatttaaaaaaatgttctacaaacaaaattccactttgacattatgcggTAGTGTAGGGagatcagtgacacaacatctcaatgtaatcaattttaaattcaggctgtaacacaacaacaaaagTGGAAAAAAAgcaaaagggtgtgaatactttctgaaggcactgtaagtataGGCTATGACCTGAGAGTCTCAGAATCTATATTTGCTTTCCTCAAATGTTTTTTGCTGTTTCACGGAAATCCACCTAAAGGAGAACCTATTCGACAATGTTCAACTATGTCTTATCTAAAGCGTGATGGGTTATCTCCAACCAATCATATTACATTTTTCGTTTTGGGGGCGGAGTGCACAAATACCATAAAACTAAAGATTTTTCCGAAATGTTTTCATGATTTATATTCTCACTAGAAACTAAGCTAAATCTTCACGAGCAAACATGGTTGAGTGGACAGACGAAGAGCGCGCGGCCATCTCCAACATCTTCTCCAAACTAGACTATGACGAAATTGGCCAAAAGTCCCTGTCAAGGTAAGACAAGAAACTTTGGTTTACTTTCATTTTGATTGTTAGTCCCCCTAATTTTCATCTTCTTCGTCATTTTCTGTTGTTGTTCAGCATCACACTGttctctccgctcctctctccgCTCCCCTCAGGTGTCTGATCGTGTACCCCTGGACCCAGAGGTATTTCGGGGGCTTCGGCAACCTGTACAACGCAGAGGCCATCATGAACAACCCTCTGATTGCTAAGCACGGCACCACGGTGCTGCGCGGTCTGGACAGAGCTCTGAAGAACATGGACGACATCAAGAACACATACGCCGAGCTGAGCGTTCTGCACTCTGAGAAACTGCACGTGGATCCCGACAACTTTAAGGTAAGATAGGCGACAAAATAACATTGAAGTCCACTCGATCAAGCTACCCCCAAATACATTCTAAACATATCACTTTTGCTGTGATTTGTTCTCTTTCACAGCTGTtgtctgactgtctgaccatCGTCATCGCTGGGAAGATGGGCAACGCATTCACACCCGAATATCAGGCATCCTTCCAGAAGTTCTTGTCAGTGGTGGTGTCTGCTCTGGGCAGGCAGTACCACTAGAGTCAGTCTCCATATAGCTGACCGAGGGGACAGCCTGTGTGCTCATGTGTTTCACTCCTCAATgaagaaataaaataagcatATAAGCATCTGTTTGTTGATCATGTGTGTTTATTTTACGCGTGCATAATTGTATCCATACAAGCCTAGACAAATTGCACTTTAAGGATAgctaatataataacacatttaAAGGTTTCAATGGTTATTTCATATATAGATGTTCGATCTATTACACATTATAAAAATGTGAATTCAATAATACATTAGACAACATGAACAAGTTAGCGAATGGATGCATATTGCCTACAAGCCTACAGAGTCGGCCAGGCTGAATTGTATTGTTGCTGGCTGTAAAACACGTGGCAAATATTAACATGACTATTTATGCATAAAACATACAAAAACAAAACTGTGAAGTGAAACACCTCTATGTATAGACTGAGAAGAAAAAGAATGGTTATAAAACACACATCGCTGCTTCATGGATGGAATGGGCAATTTCAACGATTATTTTTTACTGTTTAAAGAAATAAATTATTGTCGTTTAAGTTTTAACAGTTAATATTCATTTGTCAAAAGTATTTACTTTACATTTTCTTTAGtttactgtagctgttgtcaTATTGATATCCGTCATGCAAAACAGTATAATTCCAGAAACTTTTAATCCCCTGTTAAGGTTGTTTTTCGTTTCGTTAGATACAATTGACCTCCACTTGTAGGTTACATTTAGAAAAAGCTAGTTTGTTTGGTGCAGGAAACGAccccatatacatatatatatttttttaaagttttGCATATTGGCCAAAGTTTTTTATTTTCTACTGTATATAAAGGGATGAGTTTCGAGATTCCTacacccagtggtgtaaagtacttaagcaaaaatactttaaagtactacttaagtagttgtcagggtatctgtactttatcttgctatttatatttttgtcaccttttacttcactacattcttcttactccatacatttttcctgacacccaaaagtagtcgttacattttgacaggaaaatggtccaattcacacacttatcaagagaacatccctggtcagcattactgccactgatctggcagactcactaaacacaaatgcttcgtttgtaaatgatgtctgagtgttggagtgagcccctagCTATCCACCaataaataaaaaaggaagaTCATGCGGCCTGGTTTggctaatataaggaatttgaaatggtttatacttttacttttgatacttatgtacattttagcaattatatttcattttgatacttaattacatttaaaaccaaatacttgtagacttttactcaagtagtattttactgggtgacttccacttttacttgagtcattttctattaaggtatctttacttttactcaagtatgacaattgagtactttttccaccactgcccacaGCAACCTGTTCCATGCAGGCCCCTGCAGCAGCTGGTCGGCCTCTCCAACTGTGACCTATGTGCGGTTTTAGAAGATAAGAATGGCAACACCTAGTGTTATCtataaacacatacagtaggcccacACATGATCTGAGAAAGTCTATGAGTGAAAGGCGAATATATGCGTTTTACATTTATTTCATGAAGGCATCCCGATAAAATGTATAACCATATGTCTCTCCACTGTGGCTATACTGTTCCCAAGCAGATTACTCCTCATCACACAGGCAGGTGTAGGAGAAGGCAgctgatacatacatacatacatacatacatacatacatacatacatacatacatacatacatacatacatacatacatacatacatacatacatacatacatacatacatacatacatacatacatacatacatacatacataacattCCCCCCAGTATCACGATATCAAGCACTTCATTCCAGAAATCATTATATTCGTTGAGAACCTATCGAATGTTGGTCTTCATTCAGTTTTTTCCCCATCTGTTAATATCCAGTCACCACTCCTCTGTTAGCAACTCAAATCAATTATTAAACGGTCACTTTCTATCATCTTGATTGTGCACCATTTTTAGAAAGTAGAAATTGGTGCAAAGTATTATCTATTTTCATAAGAACAGATCAATTTTCATACTTAAGTTATTGTCAAAAAGCAAGCAGCAGTAAGTCTTCATCATCGCTTGATTGTGTGAGATATATTATTGCATTATAACAGATAATATGGGTTACATAGTAAGATATCAAAATCCTTATTCTATGAAATGTTTCTAGGCTATATTTAGCCCTAATAGATATGGCGGCAACGCCTTGCAATGAACTTGGTTACTCCTATACGCCTATGTCAAAAGCATTGGGATTTTCTGCGTTACCATGTATAGCCCAAAGCGATAAGACAAGACAACACCCTAAATTCACAGAACTGATGCTCCATCTCACTCCATCATTTTACTCAATTATCTCATCATAGCCAATAGAAAACGAGTAGAGGTGGGGTTTGGTGACGTGTGTCTTGGGCCATAAAACAGGTGTCAGGATCCGTCTAACTTCAGACCCTTCTAAAGcttcattcatcctctgaatATCTTCTTTGGTACAGCAGAACCTCTTGCCAAAATGAGCCTGTCAGCTAAGGAAAAAGTCATCGTCAAGGACTTCTTTGCGAAAGTCTCCAGCAGGTCCGACGAGATCGGCGCCGAGGCTCTCGCGAGGTAAAGATGAACATACTTTATCATCAGTTTGGCTACAACGGGGTGGAGTCTATCTACAATTATTCGATTTATGGATATTGTATTAGTTAGAACATTATTGTATTAGGCAACTCTAATAGAAAATGATCTAACAGGCTTatatacatttctaaaaatacAAACCAGTTCCTGAAATTGACTGCATGACTGATACTTATCAGATACAGAGTGTTATTGGTACTGAGTATTGATATGTTCGACAGAGCAATTACCACGTACCCTAACCaatcctttctctccttcctccatgcaGGTTGATCGTGGTGTACCCCCAGACCAAGTCTTACTTCGCCCACTGGAAGGACCTGAGCCCCAACGGCGATCCCGTTAGGAAGCACGGCATCACGGTCATGGGTGGCTTGTACGAGGCGGTGAGCAAGATCGATGACCTGACCGTTGGTCTTCTGACCCTGAGCGAGCTGCACGCCTTCGTGCTTAGAGTTGACCCCGTCAACTTCAAGGTAATTTTCACGAACTATAGCCAATGTAACCATATGCTCTATAGGCATATGGGCCATGTATTAGCCTACCTACTACGTTTGCAGAAGGTGTCATTGCACTTTTCTCAGCATAATCAAACTGACTCTTTGCTCTGTTTGTCCCTCGTCAGATTCTGTCCCACTGCATCATGGTGGTCTTGTCCATGCTGTTCGCCGAGGAGTTCACCCCTCAGATCCATGTTGCCGTGGACAAGTTCCTCGCCCTGGTGGCCCTGGCTCTGGCCGAGAAGTACCGCTAAATGACCAATCAGCACCAACACGCCGGCACTCACACCTGATGTggtcctcagtgtggaaataaaAGGTCTTTACTGAGAAATAAAAAGTGCAATCAATGAAATCAATGAAAGTTTCTATGGTCTTTCTTCGtacttttgtaaaaaaaaaaaaaaggtatgctTGTGAGTTAGCTAGCGGTAAGAGGATGAGATTGTCGACAATAAGAGATAAAAATAAATTGGAGTCAAAAACTCTAAAGCAAATACAACTACTTTCATTAAAAAAGCAAAAAAGTCTTATGAATGACACTATTAAATTACAATACAACTTATTCCAATAAATTGAAATGATCGCAAATTGACTTATAATCAATATTAATACCTATGCTATACTAATAACAAAAAATCGATTGGTAGTGCATGCTGGATGCTTTTCGAATGCTCAAAGAGCTTTACATAATAATTTATAGGGGACATTTATTTATACCTCATTCACTAGGACTGTAGTAGATCAACGTGACTTGTAAAACGATTCTGTTGTAGACATCTTTTGTGCTAGGCCTACATGAATAGGTCCAACAGCCGCAACCTCCCAGTTCCTCAACTATAGGCCTACTAAGAAGATGTCAGGAAACATATCTGCGAAAGAAGTGTGTAATTCCAAGCAAACAAAACGAATTAAAGCTCATGTGAAATTGTAatggagtcacatcaacaataACAGAAACGAACAAATACACTGAGATAcattaaatgtattgaaaattaccTCAATAAAGAGTATTTCTGAATGATTAAAATAGATTTAGCATAGACTTCTGTATTTCATATGAGTGGAAACCTTCAgattaacatatatatatatattttagtaaTAATGATTCAAAAAAAGTATTTAGATAAAAATAATAGATGACAAACATGTAATTTTTTATACATGTAATATTTTTGATTTATCACATTGGTTGCCTTACAATAGAATAATGAAATTAAAGCCTGTCTGTTTTTGACATAGGCTATTCTTATCAACATTTGGAAGGGTAACTGTACGTTTACTGTACTTACTGTACTTAGGCTACTGTATGGGTCATACTGAGCCAGAACATCAACGTATAGCCGTTTTGAACTAAACACAAGGGGTTGCTATATTGTATTAAACAATTTACTATATGTATTTAAATatgtattttgtattattatatatGATTATTTATAATCATATATTGCTACCCAAGACTTCAGGTCGTtcattctatcggttcggttgccagaaacgtgacccagtcattcagtcttttttgttctgtatctatggaggcgacccagtcattcagtcttttttgttctgtatctatggaggcgacccagtcattcagtcttttttgttctgtatctatggaggcgacccagtcgttcgttctaaatgttccattgccatactggctggcaacgttcttatatcggagagacagacagcaaggggGCGACATAGAAGCCAATATTCAAGGAATACTACTTTTCTAATTTGTTCCAGCTGCAGCACAAATAGGAAAAGGCCGGGTCGCTCAGAAATGGATTTAGGCAGCATTTTTATAATTGCCATAACGTATGCCTATAGGCCTACGCGTCATGCCTATAATATTCGTTCATTTTATGCATAGCTAAAGTAGCATTTAGCTTGAGGTCAGAAATGTagtcaaaaatgtaaaaaatccaatcagttttcgcCGATATAAATTGACCTCTCTTTTAATGACGCATTATAGGCCTAGTACAGTATGGGGCTTACTTAGCATTCATCACCACCAATGTACACCCAAATAAAGCATGTAAATATGCTTACTTACATATTTGATTGCGTATATGATTTGCTTTATGAAAAATATCGCGATATTTTCGTTATTTCGTTATTTCTCCATTTTTATTTGCTTCGAAGTAGGTCTACCAAGAGGCACACTTTTGAATAGAGTTAATTTTCATATAGTTTAATTTCCTGATAGACCTAAAGCTATTCATCATGAAACAATTTAGGTATATTCTCACTTCGACTTTTCTTAGCTTGTCAAACATTCTCATCAAACAACATCAACAAAGTCAAAAGAAACCAACAAGTTATTTTAAAGTTGTCGTTGTTGATGCTGTTGCGACTAGACAGAGACATCTCTCCAGCCAATCCTAGTCGAGAGAATGGAGGGAAGGGGCTTTTAGTGGCACGGCCTGCCCAGAGCGGACACGACCACGGACAATAACTTCTGGAAATATGCCTGATACTCTGGGAGGATGGGAAGTTGTTGCCCATCCTCCCAGCGACTACCTCGGTCAGAACATCAGCCAGCAGCTAgaggacagaacacatatataGGCGAAAACTGATTGGATCTTTTACATTTTTGACTACATTTCTGACCTCAAGCTAAATGCTACTTTAGCTATACATAAAATGAACGAATATTACAGGCATGACGCGTAGGCCTATAGGCATACGTTATGGCAATTATAAAAATGCTGCCTAAATCCATTTCTGCCCTACCCGCCCTTTTCCTATTTGTGCTGCAGTTGGAACAAATAAGAAAAGTAGTATTCCTTGAATATTGGCTTCTATGTCAAATACCA from Salmo salar chromosome ssa28, Ssal_v3.1, whole genome shotgun sequence carries:
- the LOC106589556 gene encoding hemoglobin subunit beta-2 → MVEWTDEERAAISNIFSKLDYDEIGQKSLSRCLIVYPWTQRYFGGFGNLYNAEAIMNNPLIAKHGTTVLRGLDRALKNMDDIKNTYAELSVLHSEKLHVDPDNFKLLSDCLTIVIAGKMGNAFTPEYQASFQKFLSVVVSALGRQYH
- the LOC106589557 gene encoding hemoglobin subunit alpha-2, translating into MSLSAKEKVIVKDFFAKVSSRSDEIGAEALARLIVVYPQTKSYFAHWKDLSPNGDPVRKHGITVMGGLYEAVSKIDDLTVGLLTLSELHAFVLRVDPVNFKILSHCIMVVLSMLFAEEFTPQIHVAVDKFLALVALALAEKYR